A window from Carassius gibelio isolate Cgi1373 ecotype wild population from Czech Republic chromosome B3, carGib1.2-hapl.c, whole genome shotgun sequence encodes these proteins:
- the LOC127952689 gene encoding neurexophilin-1-like, translating into MRSDHGFILLLLNGTACLLALGQEDTHSSSSIPSSTSKSSSSADSSKTLGVLGSQGSISPLSRWVMHSRGRAANTSTMELPYRSPVPFSKQEFWEMLGSDLFKSDTDASGSSRVKRRPPIVKTGKFKKMFGWGDFYSNIKTVRLNLLITGKIVDHGNGTFSVYFRHNSTGQGNISVSLVPPVKAVEFDLERQSVVYPKDSKIFNCRVDYEKVDRSKRTSLCNYDPSKTCFQEQTQSHVSWICSKPFKVICIYISFYSTDYRLVQKVCPDYNYHNEMPYLPSG; encoded by the coding sequence CTGGCTCTAGGACAGGAAGATACCCACTCGTCATCTTCCATCCCCTCATCTACGTCTAAGTCCTCCTCCTCAGCAGACTCTTCCAAAACTTTGGGGGTTCTGGGATCTCAGGGTTCGATTTCACCCTTGAGTCGCTGGGTGATGCACAGCCGCGGCCGTGCCGCCAACACTTCCACTATGGAACTGCCCTATCGTTCGCCAGTGCCCTTTTCCAAACAAGAATTTTGGGAGATGCTGGGCAGCGATCTTTTCAAATCAGACACGGACGCATCGGGGAGCTCACGTGTCAAGCGCCGCCCACCCATCGTCAAAACTGGCAAATTTAAGAAGATGTTCGGCTGGGGCGACTTCTACTCCAACATCAAGACGGTGCGCCTCAACCTGCTCATCACGGGGAAGATCGTGGACCACGGGAATGGAACTTTCAGCGTCTACTTCCGTCACAATTCCACCGGCCAGGGGAACATCTCAGTGAGCTTGGTACCTCCGGTGAAGGCAGTGGAGTTCGACTTGGAGCGCCAGAGCGTGGTGTACCCTAAAGACTCGAAGATCTTCAACTGTCGTGTAGACTATGAGAAGGTGGACCGCAGCAAACGCACCTCGCTGTGCAACTATGACCCCTCCAAGACCTGCTTCCAGGAGCAGACACAAAGCCACGTGTCCTGGATCTGCTCCAAACCCTTCAAGGTCATTTGCATCTACATTTCCTTCTACAGCACAGACTACCGACTGGTGCAGAAGGTCTGTCCAGACTATAACTACCACAATGAGATGCCCTACCTACCCTCAGGCTAG